The Salinibaculum sp. SYNS191 genome has a window encoding:
- a CDS encoding metal-dependent transcriptional regulator, protein MLSAKMEDYLKAVYELQRQGEAPVSTSSIAETLDVTAPTATSMMETLEERGLVEREKYKGVTLTREGETVALEVVRHHRLLETYLAEQLGYDWTEVHDEADCLEHHISEEFERRVAEVLGDPEVDPHGDPIPTEALDPVAELAGARLSEQAEGDRVVVQRVRDRDPEELAYLEEAGITPGTTLTVEEVAPIEMVTVALEDGETVSLPAHVASAIRVSDATATEDASSAV, encoded by the coding sequence ATGCTGAGCGCGAAGATGGAGGACTACCTCAAGGCGGTCTACGAACTCCAGCGCCAGGGGGAGGCCCCGGTGTCCACCTCCAGCATCGCGGAGACGCTGGACGTGACGGCACCGACGGCGACGAGCATGATGGAGACGCTGGAGGAGCGCGGACTGGTCGAGCGCGAGAAGTACAAGGGCGTCACGCTGACGCGGGAGGGCGAGACTGTCGCCCTGGAGGTCGTCCGCCATCATCGCCTGCTGGAGACCTACCTCGCCGAGCAACTGGGCTACGACTGGACGGAGGTCCACGACGAGGCGGACTGTCTGGAGCACCACATCAGCGAGGAGTTCGAGCGCCGCGTCGCCGAGGTGCTGGGTGACCCAGAGGTCGACCCCCACGGCGACCCGATTCCGACGGAGGCGCTGGACCCCGTCGCGGAACTCGCGGGGGCGAGGCTGTCGGAACAGGCCGAAGGGGACCGCGTCGTCGTCCAGCGGGTCCGCGACCGGGACCCCGAGGAACTCGCCTACCTGGAGGAGGCCGGCATCACGCCCGGGACGACCCTCACCGTCGAGGAGGTGGCACCCATCGAGATGGTCACCGTCGCCCTGGAGGACGGCGAGACCGTCTCGCTGCCGGCCCACGTCGCGTCGGCCATCCGCGTCAGCGACGCCACCGCAACCGAGGACGCGAGCAGCGCGGTCTGA
- a CDS encoding AsnC family transcriptional regulator, with amino-acid sequence MRGLDDTDREILQLLLEDARRPYSEIADSVGLSAPAVSDRVDRLRDIGLIRRFTLDIDRSLLDEGVPVLVTLETVPGAGKRVRDGLADVESVEYVFRTVDDRVVVTATAPDGAVGELVADAVDVTDVRDYEVSLLTEADWSPQVSGARLAPACAECGNTVTAEGETVTLDGDTYHFCCENCREQFVDAYEQLSEGA; translated from the coding sequence ATGCGCGGGCTCGACGACACCGACCGCGAGATTCTCCAGTTACTCCTCGAAGACGCCCGCCGGCCCTACAGCGAGATAGCCGACAGCGTGGGCCTGTCCGCGCCGGCCGTCTCCGACCGCGTGGACCGTCTCCGCGACATCGGGCTCATCCGTCGGTTCACACTGGACATCGACCGGTCGCTGCTCGACGAGGGCGTCCCCGTGCTGGTAACGCTGGAAACGGTTCCGGGGGCCGGCAAGCGCGTCCGAGACGGGCTCGCAGACGTCGAGTCGGTCGAGTACGTCTTCCGGACGGTCGACGACCGCGTGGTAGTCACCGCGACGGCCCCGGACGGTGCGGTGGGGGAACTGGTCGCCGACGCAGTCGACGTGACCGACGTCCGCGACTACGAGGTGTCGCTGCTCACCGAGGCCGACTGGTCGCCACAGGTCTCCGGTGCGCGACTCGCCCCGGCCTGCGCCGAGTGCGGCAACACGGTCACGGCCGAGGGCGAGACCGTGACGCTCGACGGCGACACGTATCACTTCTGCTGTGAGAACTGCCGCGAGCAGTTCGTCGACGCGTACGAACAGCTCAGTGAGGGTGCCTGA